The following proteins come from a genomic window of Polyodon spathula isolate WHYD16114869_AA chromosome 44, ASM1765450v1, whole genome shotgun sequence:
- the LOC121305575 gene encoding cysteinyl leukotriene receptor 1-like — MDWLEGNQSTEGGGNFSSGNQSCGNSDGFKYTVYLSAYSVIFPVGLITNSLALYVFLRLTPNKTPNTVFTINLATSDLFFALTLPYRIIYYSREGSWGFPDWLCRVCTFAFYVNLYSSILFLTALSVSRYVAVLHPMKTRTLITVRRALATSLVIWALVSLSSTPFLLSGTHPRGGKTRCFEPRNLGSWKRILIMNYVALVLGFLAPFLTILGCYWQIIWRLTQAGKNLGQDRPTPQHQRSIHLIAFVLTAFLFCFLPYHVQRTVHLHTMQHPGKDCAGQLLAQKIVVVTVCLAAANSCLNPLLYYFVGRAFRSSVSRVTYRRGGLRGRGASRQSASSFSLLFRRGSLKKELEEGTVVKCIVHDIQ; from the coding sequence ATGGATTGGTTGGAGGGGAACCAATCAACAGAAGGGGGCGGGAACTTCAGCTCCGGCAACCAATCCTGCGGCAACAGCGACGGCTTCAAATACACGGTCTACTTATCTGCCTACTCTGTGATCTTTCCAGTGGGGCTGATCACCAACTCGCTGGCCCTTTACGTATTTCTCCGCCTGACTCCCAACAAAACGCCCAACACTGTCTTCACAATCAACCTGGCCACCTCTGATCTCTTCTTCGCCCTGACCCTCCCTTACCGGATCATCTATTACTCCCGGGAGGGGAGCTGGGGCTTCCCAGATTGGCTGTGCCGGGTTTGCACCTTCGCTTTCTACGTCAACCTCTACTCTAGCATCCTCTTCCTCACAGCTCTCAGCGTCTCCCGTTACGTGGCGGTCCTGCATCCTATGAAGACTCGAACCCTGATCACGGTCCGGAGAGCCCTGGCCACCTCCCTGGTCATCTGGGCCCTGGTGAGCCTCTCCTCCACCCCGTTCCTCCTCTCCGGGACCCACCCCCGCGGAGGGAAGACCCGCTGCTTCGAGCCCAGGAACCTGGGCTCCTGGAAGAGGATTCTGATCATGAACTACGTGGCGCTTGTCCTGGGGTTCCTCGCCCCTTTCCTCACCATCCTGGGCTGCTACTGGCAGATCATTTGGCGGCTGACCCAGGCTGGGAAGAACCTGGGGCAGGACCGTCCCACCCCGCAGCACCAGCGCTCGATCCACCTGATCGCCTTCGTCCTGACGGCGTTCCTCTTCTGCTTCCTGCCCTATCACGTGCAGAGGACGGTCCACCTGCATACCATGCAGCACCCGGGCAAGGACTGCGCTGGCCAGCTGCTGGCGCAGAAGATCGTGGTGGTGACTGTCTGCCTGGCGGCGGCCAACAGCTGCCTCAACCCCCTGCTGTACTACTTCGTGGGCCGCGCATTCCGCAGCTCGGTGTCCAGGGTCACCTACAGGAGGGGCGGCCTCCGAGGCAGGGGAGCGTCCCGGCAGTCGGCTTCCTCGTTCAGTCTGTTGTTCCGGAGAGGCAGCTTGAAGAAGGAACTTGAAGAAGGAACCGTTGTGAAATGCATAGTgcatgacatacagtaa